The Rhododendron vialii isolate Sample 1 chromosome 8a, ASM3025357v1 genome has a window encoding:
- the LOC131335433 gene encoding glyoxylase I 4-like, translated as MKENLGNPLHLTSLNHISLICKSVEQSIGFYTNVLGFVPIRRPDSFDFDGAWLFSYGIGIHLLQSEDPEIMPKKREINPKDNHISFQCESMGAVEKKLKEMGIEYMRQQVEEGGIYVDQLFFHDPDGFMIEICNCDNLPIIPLAGEMARSCSRVNLQKVQHQQQIQVVLP; from the exons atgaaggaaaactTGGGAAACCCTTTGCACCTAACGTCTTTGAATCACATCTCGCTTATTTGCAAATCAGTTGAACAATCAATTGGTTTTTACACGAATGTTCTTGGGTTCGTCCCGATCAGGAGGCCTGACTCATTTGATTTTGATGGAGCGTG gctgTTCAGTTATGGAATTGGAATACATCTTTTACAGTCGGAAGACCCAGAAATTATgccaaagaaaagagaaatcaatCCCAAGGACAATCATATTTCTTTCCAG TGTGAGAGCATGGGAGCAGTGGAGAAGAAGCTGAAGGAAATGGGGATCGAGTACATGAGACAGCAGGTGGAGGAAGGAGGGATTTACGTCGACCAGCTCTTCTTCCATGACCCCGACGGATTCATGATCGAGATTTGCAACTGCGATAACCTCCCCATTATCCCACTCGCCGGAGAAATGGCCCGGTCCTGCTCGCGCGTGAATCTCCAGAAGGTGCAGCATCAGCAACAGATACAAGTCGTCCTGCCGTAA
- the LOC131335434 gene encoding uncharacterized protein LOC131335434 — MKSSMPPLYPKPKVVAMKDQENKSGRGNDFRERKGNMSDIARVKGADAVPKKLESKASMDINECAEEFINRFKQQLLIQRLESIESYEQMLARGK, encoded by the coding sequence ATGAAGAGCTCCATGCCACCTCTGTACCCAAAACCAAAGGTGGTTGCAATGAAAgatcaagaaaacaaaagcgGACGCGGCAATGACTTCAGGGAGAGGAAAGGAAACATGTCTGATATTGCTAGGGTGAAAGGAGCGGACGCAGTACCCAAGAAGTTGGAGAGCAAGGCATCGATGGATATAAACGAATGCGCCGAGGAGTTCATCAACAGGTTCAAGCAGCAACTTCTGATCCAACGGCTCGAGTCGATTGAAAGCTACGAGCAAATGCTTGCCAGAGGCAAATAA
- the LOC131335436 gene encoding peptide deformylase 1A, chloroplastic, translated as MESIQRFTHRLVPMPITGKWLKPIKPTPSRTNPVARFHQARKPIFKPAFDFGLTTRTSHSSSARARAGWLLGLGEKKKIQPETVKAGDPVLHEPAREVPPEEIGSERIQKVIDDMVEVMRKAPGVGLAAPQIGIPLKIIVLEDTKEYISYAPKEETKAQDRRPFDLLVIVNPKLKNKSNRTALFFEGCLSVDGFRAVVERYLEVEVTGLDRKGQPIKVDASGWQARILQHECDHLEGTLYVDKMVPRTFRTVDNLDLPLAIGCPKLGVR; from the exons ATGGAGAGCATTCAACGGTTCACCCACCGTCTCGTACCCATGCCCATCACCGGAAAATGGTTAAAACCCATTAAACCCACTCCATCTCGGACCAACCCAGTTGCCCGCTTCCACCAAGCCCGAAAACCCATCTTCAAACCGGCCTTCGATTTTGGCTTGACCACGAGAACAAGTCACAGCTCTTCTGCAAGGGCTCGGGCCGGCTGGCTCCTGGGTttgggagaaaagaaaaaaattcagcCGGAAACTGTGAAAGCCGGCGACCCGGTTCTACACGAACCGGCCCGAGAGGTCCCACCAGAAGAAATCGGGTCGGAGAGGATCCAGAAGGttatagatgatatggtggagGTTATGAGGAAAGCACCTGGGGTTGGTCTTGCTGCTCCCCAAATTGGCATTCCCTTGAAG ATAATTGTTTTGGAAGATACAAAAGAATACATCAGCTATGCACCAAAGGAAGAGACTAAAGCACAAGACCGACGTCCTTTTGATCTTTTG GTTATTGTTAATCCAAAGCTTAAAAATAAGAGCAACAGAACTGCACTATTTTTCGAAGGGTGCCTAAG TGTTGATGGATTCAGAGCAGTGGTGGAACGATACCTAGAAGTTGAGGTAACAGGTTTGGATCGTAAAGGCCAGCCAATCAAGGTTGATGCTTCAGGGTGGCAGGCTCGCATTTTACAGCACGAATGCGATCATCTGGAGGGAACTCTGTACGTTGACAAGATGGTCCCAAGAACGTTTAGGACCGTAGATAACCTCGACTTACCTCTTGCAATTGGGTGCCCCAAGCTGGGTGTTCGCTAA
- the LOC131335435 gene encoding probable polygalacturonase At1g80170 isoform X2, producing MGELSSSSAFSRSTLTRIIIVYSIYFFYNLQLNSAHVEGFDSLLRLPHSGASRSRPRSKRVFYVNDFGAKGDGVNDDTEISGTIIAPEDPDAWAGLNPQKWLEFQRVNHLTVEGGGIIEGMGQEWWARSCKINTTNPCHHAPTALIFHRCKNLKVRNLMVLNSQQMHMAFTSCDRVVASHLRVLAPGSSPNTDGIHISASTRVQIKNSVIGTGDDCISIVGNSSGIQIRSITCGPGHGISIGSLGKWNSSVQIHDVVVDGAFLSNTENGVRIKTWQGGSGFATNIAFQNVWMENVSNPIIIDQYYCDSPVTCQNQSLAVKVEDISFVGIKGTSATEEAIKFACSETFPCERLYLEDIQLVSYSGDSTRSFCWEAQGSCSGLVYPPPCFSYNDSSYIEQKVLSSSVLWSI from the exons ATGGGCGAGCTGAGTTCTTCCTCTGCATTTTCTCGTTCAACGCTCACCCGTATTATAATTGTTTATTCCATCTATTTCTTTTACAATCTGCAGTTAAATTCCGCCCATGTAGAAGGGTTTGATTCTCTGCTACGGCTCCCACACTCCGGGGCTTCTCGAAGCCGACCCAGATCGAAGAGAGTTTTTTACGTCAATGATTTTGGTGCGAAAGGGGATGGCGTCAACGACGACACCGAG ATATCTGGTACTATCATTGCACCCGAAGATCCTGATGCCTGGGCTGGATTGAATCCACAAAAGTGGCTCGAGTTTCAAAGGGTGAACCACCTGACTGTGGAAGGAGGAGGGATAATTGAAGGAATGGGACAGGAATGGTGGGCTCGTTCTTGCAAGATTAACACAACAAAT CCATGTCATCATGCTCCAACG GCCTTGATTTTTCATAGATGCAAAAATTTGAAAGTCCGGAACCTTATGGTCCTAAACAGTCAACAAATGCACATGGCATTTACTAGTTGTGATCGTGTTGTGGCATCCCACCTCAGAGTGCTGGCACCTGGGTCTAGCCCCAACACCGATGGCATCCACATTAGTGCATCTACTCGTGTTCAAATCAAGAATAGTGTCATTGGAACAG GAGATGACTGCATCTCTATAGTTGGCAACTCTTCGGGTATCCAGATCAGAAGCATCACCTGTGGACCAGGCCATGGTATAAG TATTGGAAGCTTGGGAAAATGGAACTCATCTGTGCAGATCCATGATGTAGTTGTTGATGGAGCATTTCTGTCCAACACCGAAAATGGGGTGAGGATTAAAACGTGGCAG GGAGGTAGTGGTTTTGCTACCAATATCGCTTTTCAGAACGTGTGGATGGAAAATGTGTCAAATCCCATCATAATAGATCAATATTATTGTGATTCACCTGTTACATGTCAAAACCAG AGCTTGGCTGTTAAAGTTGAGGATATCTCCTTTGTGGGCATCAAAGGAACATCAGCTACAGAAGAAGCCATTAAATTTGCTTGCAGTGAGACCTTCCCATGTGAAAGGCTATATTTAGAAGATATTCAACTTGTCTCATACTCTGGTGATTCTACAAGATCCTTTTGTTGGGAAGCTCAAGGCTCGTGTTCGGGTCTGGTATACCCCCCTCCTTGCTTCTCATACAATGACAGCAGCTACATTGAGCAGAAAGTTCTGTCCAGCTCTGTTCTTTGGTCCATTTGA
- the LOC131335435 gene encoding probable polygalacturonase At1g80170 isoform X1, whose amino-acid sequence MGELSSSSAFSRSTLTRIIIVYSIYFFYNLQLNSAHVEGFDSLLRLPHSGASRSRPRSKRVFYVNDFGAKGDGVNDDTEAFEDVWKLVCSFPSRVKVVIPAGKTYLVRPIIFGGPCRSKLTLEISGTIIAPEDPDAWAGLNPQKWLEFQRVNHLTVEGGGIIEGMGQEWWARSCKINTTNPCHHAPTALIFHRCKNLKVRNLMVLNSQQMHMAFTSCDRVVASHLRVLAPGSSPNTDGIHISASTRVQIKNSVIGTGDDCISIVGNSSGIQIRSITCGPGHGISIGSLGKWNSSVQIHDVVVDGAFLSNTENGVRIKTWQGGSGFATNIAFQNVWMENVSNPIIIDQYYCDSPVTCQNQSLAVKVEDISFVGIKGTSATEEAIKFACSETFPCERLYLEDIQLVSYSGDSTRSFCWEAQGSCSGLVYPPPCFSYNDSSYIEQKVLSSSVLWSI is encoded by the exons ATGGGCGAGCTGAGTTCTTCCTCTGCATTTTCTCGTTCAACGCTCACCCGTATTATAATTGTTTATTCCATCTATTTCTTTTACAATCTGCAGTTAAATTCCGCCCATGTAGAAGGGTTTGATTCTCTGCTACGGCTCCCACACTCCGGGGCTTCTCGAAGCCGACCCAGATCGAAGAGAGTTTTTTACGTCAATGATTTTGGTGCGAAAGGGGATGGCGTCAACGACGACACCGAG GCTTTTGAAGATGTTTGGAAGTTGGTTTGCTCTTTCCCGTCACGAGTGAAAGTCGTTATTCCTGCTGGAAAAACCTACCTGGTGCGACCTATTATTTTTGGTGGGCCCTGCCGATCAAAGTTGACATTGGAA ATATCTGGTACTATCATTGCACCCGAAGATCCTGATGCCTGGGCTGGATTGAATCCACAAAAGTGGCTCGAGTTTCAAAGGGTGAACCACCTGACTGTGGAAGGAGGAGGGATAATTGAAGGAATGGGACAGGAATGGTGGGCTCGTTCTTGCAAGATTAACACAACAAAT CCATGTCATCATGCTCCAACG GCCTTGATTTTTCATAGATGCAAAAATTTGAAAGTCCGGAACCTTATGGTCCTAAACAGTCAACAAATGCACATGGCATTTACTAGTTGTGATCGTGTTGTGGCATCCCACCTCAGAGTGCTGGCACCTGGGTCTAGCCCCAACACCGATGGCATCCACATTAGTGCATCTACTCGTGTTCAAATCAAGAATAGTGTCATTGGAACAG GAGATGACTGCATCTCTATAGTTGGCAACTCTTCGGGTATCCAGATCAGAAGCATCACCTGTGGACCAGGCCATGGTATAAG TATTGGAAGCTTGGGAAAATGGAACTCATCTGTGCAGATCCATGATGTAGTTGTTGATGGAGCATTTCTGTCCAACACCGAAAATGGGGTGAGGATTAAAACGTGGCAG GGAGGTAGTGGTTTTGCTACCAATATCGCTTTTCAGAACGTGTGGATGGAAAATGTGTCAAATCCCATCATAATAGATCAATATTATTGTGATTCACCTGTTACATGTCAAAACCAG AGCTTGGCTGTTAAAGTTGAGGATATCTCCTTTGTGGGCATCAAAGGAACATCAGCTACAGAAGAAGCCATTAAATTTGCTTGCAGTGAGACCTTCCCATGTGAAAGGCTATATTTAGAAGATATTCAACTTGTCTCATACTCTGGTGATTCTACAAGATCCTTTTGTTGGGAAGCTCAAGGCTCGTGTTCGGGTCTGGTATACCCCCCTCCTTGCTTCTCATACAATGACAGCAGCTACATTGAGCAGAAAGTTCTGTCCAGCTCTGTTCTTTGGTCCATTTGA
- the LOC131335437 gene encoding uncharacterized protein LOC131335437, whose product MASTACFMIVSRNDIPIYEAEVGSALKKEEAAHQHQFILHAALDIVQDLAWTTSAMFLKAIDRFNDLVVSVYVTAGHTRLMLLHDSRNDDGIKSFFQEVHELYIKILLNPLYVPGSRITSSHFDTKVRALARKYL is encoded by the exons ATGGCTAGTACAGCTTGTTTCATGATTGTTAGTAGGAACGACATACCTATATATGAAGCTGAAGTTGGCAGTGCACTCAAA AAAGAAGAAGCAGCACACCAGCACCAGTTCATCTTGCATGCAGCATTGGATATTGTCCAGGACCTTGCATGGACAACAAGTGCTAT GTTCTTGAAAGCAATCGACAGGTTCAACGATTTGGTGGTTTCAGTATATGTAACTGCTGGT CATACACGACTTATGCTACTTCATGATTCCCGCAATGATGATGGAATAAAAAGCTTCTTTCAAGAGGTCCATGAGCTGTATATAAAG ATTCTTCTTAATCCACTCTATGTACCTGGTTCTCGGATTACATCGTCTCATTTCGATACAAAAGTACGAGCCCTCGCTAGAAAATATCTCTGA
- the LOC131298779 gene encoding uncharacterized protein LOC131298779 — protein MYSISCHGIYITNHRNTLLHSNLMQQIQLSIPDSLKPQRNKCYEVVWTISPTGAYTTKHMWEAIRHKDPKAPWASLVWSSNNVSKWSFILWLACLKRLTTKERLHKWGMKIEPGCVLCSQCGETLQHLFFECGFSSSIWEVILHRFQIHRGVEAWNMEVAWATSFCQGKSFHSMLFKLAFAAGVYFLWTERNSIIFGGRPRSANEVLAHLDESIILGSTSQTHLRIKGFVANGISQVESLEMLPRNFVLSLFLQM, from the coding sequence ATGTATAGCATTTCCTGTCATGGAATTTACATCACCAATCATCGTAATACCCTTTTGCATTCCAATCTGATGCAACAGATTCAGCTTTCAATTCCAGACTCTTTGAAGCCTCAAAGGAACAAATGTTATGAAGTGGTGTGGACTATCTCTCCGACTGGTGCTTATACTACAAAACACATGTGGGAGGCTATTAGACACAAAGATCCAAAGGCTCCATGGGCCTCTCTTGTTTGGTCTTCTAATAATGTTTCTAAatggtcttttattttatggttAGCATGTTTGAAGCGGCTGACAACCAAGGAAAGGCTTCACAAATGGGGCATGAAGATTGAACCTGGTTGTGTTTTGTGTTCCCAATGCGGTGAGACTTTGcaacatttgttttttgagtGTGGTTTTTCCAGCTCTATTTGGGAAGTGATCTTACATAGATTCCAGATTCACCGGGGAGTTGAGGCTTGGAACATGGAAGTGGCTTGGGCAACTAGTTTTTGTCAAGGCAAAAGTTTCCATTCCATGCTGTTCAAATTAGCTTTTGCTGCAGGAGTGTATTTCCTCTGGACCGAAAGGAATTCCATAATATTTGGGGGAAGGCCTAGAAGTGCCAATGAAGTGCTAGCTCATCTTGATGAAAGTATTATACTTGGAAGCACTTCCCAAACTCATTTGAGAATCAAAGGTTTTGTAGCCAATGGAATATCTCAAGTAGAGTCCTTGGAAATGCTACCCCGtaattttgttctctctttgtTTCTACAAATGTAG
- the LOC131335438 gene encoding MAPK kinase substrate protein At1g80180, with protein sequence MTRLQRSVTSFRRQGSSGTVWDDKFLNELSDQLNQKAEGENKPQEEENPAIAVGSTSTIRRSRSMITTIERSRSISTVQRSRSNGSIERSRSNGSVERSRSSGSGRALTTRRVLVLSPALDPPSPRVSACGFCGFSRKKENRRRPKSGKRRVG encoded by the coding sequence ATGACTAGATTACAGAGATCCGTAACCTCGTTCAGGAGGCAGGGCTCATCTGGAACGGTATGGGACGACAAGTTCCTCAACGAATTGAGTGATCAATTGAACCAGAAAGCAGAAGGAGAAAACAAACCTCAGGAAGAGGAGAATCCTGCGATAGCCGTCGGATCAACCAGCACCATCCGACGGAGCAGGTCGATGATCACCACCATCGAGCGGAGCAGATCGATCAGCACCGTCCAAAGGAGCAGATCGAACGGCAGCATCGAGCGGAGCAGATCGAACGGCAGCGTCGAACGGAGCAGATCAAGCGGCAGTGGGCGGGCATTGACCACCCGGAGGGTTCTGGTCTTATCTCCTGCGCTCGACCCGCCGTCCCCGAGAGTTTCTGCTTGCGGGTTTTGCGGGTTTTCCCGTAAGAAGGAAAATCGTCGCCGACCCAAATCCGGTAAGCGTAGAGTAGGATAG
- the LOC131335439 gene encoding uncharacterized protein LOC131335439 has translation MHGRERARDWEREREREREREEEEDTSILHHRNTPLPCLPSAELIPSRAPSADPPTGAARPLTITTKLSSSPPPPISTSHHRATHHQPAITTTGAISTAVLTITTARAPNRRRLFPNPVMPDER, from the exons ATGCACGGcagagagagggcgagagattgggagagagagagagagagagagagagagagagaggaagaagaagacacCTCCATCCTCCACCACCGGAATACTCCACTGCCGTGCTTACCCTCAGCCGAGCTCATTCCCAGCCGAGCTCCATCCGCCGATCCTCCAACCGGCGCCGCTCGTCctctcaccatcaccaccaagctctcatcatcaccaccaccaccgatcaGCACCTCCCACCACCGAGCAACCCACCACCAGCCGGCCATCACCACCACTGGAGCCATCTCCACTGCCGTgctcaccatcaccaccgcccGAGCTCCGAACCGCCGCCGTCTCTTTCCAAACCCCGTTATGCCGGACGAAAG GTAG